One genomic region from Vanacampus margaritifer isolate UIUO_Vmar chromosome 2, RoL_Vmar_1.0, whole genome shotgun sequence encodes:
- the tmem98 gene encoding transmembrane protein 98 isoform X4: METVVIVAIGVLATIFLASLAALVVVCRHRYCHPHHLLHHFDSKWASGPFIRYTRLSNKRLMRTSCFIRPTLDLISAMETQSELSELELDDVVITNPHIEAILENEDWIEDASGLVSHCIAILKICHTLTEKLVALTMGSGAKVKAPASLGDIITVAKRISPRVDDVVRSMYPPLDPILLDARATALLLSVSHLVLVTRNACHMSGSLDWIDQSLHAAEDHMVVLREAALASEPERGILNGAEGQREHAI, encoded by the exons atggagacggTGGTGATCGTGGCCATCGGGGTGCTGGCCACCATCTTCCTGGCGTCTTTGGCCGCCCTGGTGGTAGTGTGCCGCCACCGCTACTGCCACCCGCACCATCTGCTGCACCACTTTGATTCCAAGTGGGCGTCTGGAcccttcattaggtacacccggcTGTCAAACAAAAGATTGATGCGCACTTCCTGTTTCATCAGGCCCACGCTGGACCTGATCAGCGCCATGGAGACGCAGAGCGAGCTGTCCGAGCTGGAGCTGGATGACGTGGTCATCACCAACCCGCACATTGAGGCCATCCTGGAGAACGAGGACTGGATCGAGGATGCTTC cgGATTGGTCTCTCACTGCATCGCTATCCTGAAG ATCTGCCACACTTTGACGGAGAAGCTTGTCGCCCTGACGATGGGGTCGGGGGCCAAAGTCAAAGCGCCGGCCAGTTTGGGCGACATCATCACCGTGGCAAAGCGCATCAGCCCCAG ggTGGACGATGTGGTACGGTCCATGTACCCGCCTTTGGACCCCATCTTGCTGGATGCCAG GGCGACTGCTCTTCTCCTGTCCGTCAGCCACCTGGTCCTGGTCACCCGCAACGCCTGCCACATGTCAGGCAGTCTGGACTGGATCGACCAATCGCTGCACGCGGCCGAGGATCACATGGTGGTGCTAAGGGAGGCGGCCCTGGCCTCCGAGCCAGAGCGCGGCATCCTCAACGGGGCCGAGGGCCAGAGGGAGCATGCCATCTAG
- the tmem98 gene encoding transmembrane protein 98 isoform X2 has translation MWKKVVLSNCSIYEVPSLILVLGAVAVPVVAMETVVIVAIGVLATIFLASLAALVVVCRHRYCHPHHLLHHFDSKWASGPFIRYTRLSNKRLMRTSCFIRPTLDLISAMETQSELSELELDDVVITNPHIEAILENEDWIEDASGLVSHCIAILKICHTLTEKLVALTMGSGAKVKAPASLGDIITVAKRISPRVDDVVRSMYPPLDPILLDARATALLLSVSHLVLVTRNACHMSGSLDWIDQSLHAAEDHMVVLREAALASEPERGILNGAEGQREHAI, from the exons ATGTGGAAAAAAGTGGTGTTGTCCAACTGTTCTATTT atGAAGTCCCGTCCTTAATCTTGGTTCTGGGAGCAGTCGCCGTCCCGGtcgttgccatggagacggTGGTGATCGTGGCCATCGGGGTGCTGGCCACCATCTTCCTGGCGTCTTTGGCCGCCCTGGTGGTAGTGTGCCGCCACCGCTACTGCCACCCGCACCATCTGCTGCACCACTTTGATTCCAAGTGGGCGTCTGGAcccttcattaggtacacccggcTGTCAAACAAAAGATTGATGCGCACTTCCTGTTTCATCAGGCCCACGCTGGACCTGATCAGCGCCATGGAGACGCAGAGCGAGCTGTCCGAGCTGGAGCTGGATGACGTGGTCATCACCAACCCGCACATTGAGGCCATCCTGGAGAACGAGGACTGGATCGAGGATGCTTC cgGATTGGTCTCTCACTGCATCGCTATCCTGAAG ATCTGCCACACTTTGACGGAGAAGCTTGTCGCCCTGACGATGGGGTCGGGGGCCAAAGTCAAAGCGCCGGCCAGTTTGGGCGACATCATCACCGTGGCAAAGCGCATCAGCCCCAG ggTGGACGATGTGGTACGGTCCATGTACCCGCCTTTGGACCCCATCTTGCTGGATGCCAG GGCGACTGCTCTTCTCCTGTCCGTCAGCCACCTGGTCCTGGTCACCCGCAACGCCTGCCACATGTCAGGCAGTCTGGACTGGATCGACCAATCGCTGCACGCGGCCGAGGATCACATGGTGGTGCTAAGGGAGGCGGCCCTGGCCTCCGAGCCAGAGCGCGGCATCCTCAACGGGGCCGAGGGCCAGAGGGAGCATGCCATCTAG
- the tmem98 gene encoding transmembrane protein 98 isoform X1 — protein MIKIDGCTSDWNPSSSLPMWKKVVLSNCSIYEVPSLILVLGAVAVPVVAMETVVIVAIGVLATIFLASLAALVVVCRHRYCHPHHLLHHFDSKWASGPFIRYTRLSNKRLMRTSCFIRPTLDLISAMETQSELSELELDDVVITNPHIEAILENEDWIEDASGLVSHCIAILKICHTLTEKLVALTMGSGAKVKAPASLGDIITVAKRISPRVDDVVRSMYPPLDPILLDARATALLLSVSHLVLVTRNACHMSGSLDWIDQSLHAAEDHMVVLREAALASEPERGILNGAEGQREHAI, from the exons ATGATCAAGATAGATGGATGCACGAGTGATTGGAATCCAAGCTCCAGCCTTCCCATGTGGAAAAAAGTGGTGTTGTCCAACTGTTCTATTT atGAAGTCCCGTCCTTAATCTTGGTTCTGGGAGCAGTCGCCGTCCCGGtcgttgccatggagacggTGGTGATCGTGGCCATCGGGGTGCTGGCCACCATCTTCCTGGCGTCTTTGGCCGCCCTGGTGGTAGTGTGCCGCCACCGCTACTGCCACCCGCACCATCTGCTGCACCACTTTGATTCCAAGTGGGCGTCTGGAcccttcattaggtacacccggcTGTCAAACAAAAGATTGATGCGCACTTCCTGTTTCATCAGGCCCACGCTGGACCTGATCAGCGCCATGGAGACGCAGAGCGAGCTGTCCGAGCTGGAGCTGGATGACGTGGTCATCACCAACCCGCACATTGAGGCCATCCTGGAGAACGAGGACTGGATCGAGGATGCTTC cgGATTGGTCTCTCACTGCATCGCTATCCTGAAG ATCTGCCACACTTTGACGGAGAAGCTTGTCGCCCTGACGATGGGGTCGGGGGCCAAAGTCAAAGCGCCGGCCAGTTTGGGCGACATCATCACCGTGGCAAAGCGCATCAGCCCCAG ggTGGACGATGTGGTACGGTCCATGTACCCGCCTTTGGACCCCATCTTGCTGGATGCCAG GGCGACTGCTCTTCTCCTGTCCGTCAGCCACCTGGTCCTGGTCACCCGCAACGCCTGCCACATGTCAGGCAGTCTGGACTGGATCGACCAATCGCTGCACGCGGCCGAGGATCACATGGTGGTGCTAAGGGAGGCGGCCCTGGCCTCCGAGCCAGAGCGCGGCATCCTCAACGGGGCCGAGGGCCAGAGGGAGCATGCCATCTAG
- the tmem98 gene encoding transmembrane protein 98 isoform X3: protein MIKIDGCTSDWNPSSSLPMWKKVVLSNCSIYEVPSLILVLGAVAVPVVAMETVVIVAIGVLATIFLASLAALVVVCRHRYCHPHHLLHHFDSKPTLDLISAMETQSELSELELDDVVITNPHIEAILENEDWIEDASGLVSHCIAILKICHTLTEKLVALTMGSGAKVKAPASLGDIITVAKRISPRVDDVVRSMYPPLDPILLDARATALLLSVSHLVLVTRNACHMSGSLDWIDQSLHAAEDHMVVLREAALASEPERGILNGAEGQREHAI, encoded by the exons ATGATCAAGATAGATGGATGCACGAGTGATTGGAATCCAAGCTCCAGCCTTCCCATGTGGAAAAAAGTGGTGTTGTCCAACTGTTCTATTT atGAAGTCCCGTCCTTAATCTTGGTTCTGGGAGCAGTCGCCGTCCCGGtcgttgccatggagacggTGGTGATCGTGGCCATCGGGGTGCTGGCCACCATCTTCCTGGCGTCTTTGGCCGCCCTGGTGGTAGTGTGCCGCCACCGCTACTGCCACCCGCACCATCTGCTGCACCACTTTGATTCCAA GCCCACGCTGGACCTGATCAGCGCCATGGAGACGCAGAGCGAGCTGTCCGAGCTGGAGCTGGATGACGTGGTCATCACCAACCCGCACATTGAGGCCATCCTGGAGAACGAGGACTGGATCGAGGATGCTTC cgGATTGGTCTCTCACTGCATCGCTATCCTGAAG ATCTGCCACACTTTGACGGAGAAGCTTGTCGCCCTGACGATGGGGTCGGGGGCCAAAGTCAAAGCGCCGGCCAGTTTGGGCGACATCATCACCGTGGCAAAGCGCATCAGCCCCAG ggTGGACGATGTGGTACGGTCCATGTACCCGCCTTTGGACCCCATCTTGCTGGATGCCAG GGCGACTGCTCTTCTCCTGTCCGTCAGCCACCTGGTCCTGGTCACCCGCAACGCCTGCCACATGTCAGGCAGTCTGGACTGGATCGACCAATCGCTGCACGCGGCCGAGGATCACATGGTGGTGCTAAGGGAGGCGGCCCTGGCCTCCGAGCCAGAGCGCGGCATCCTCAACGGGGCCGAGGGCCAGAGGGAGCATGCCATCTAG